Part of the Parambassis ranga chromosome 16, fParRan2.1, whole genome shotgun sequence genome, CTTCTGACCTCGTAAACTCGTGGTGGATTATCAAGGGGCAGCGACAGGTGATAGATGTGATCATGTGTTTGATTGATTTTCCCATGATCCCTGAATGATGAGCAAGAGGAGAGTTGTGACAACAAAGCGTGGTGCAACTCGGATAAATAATTTTTCAGGCAAAGCTATGTCCCTCATCAAACAGCTGCCTAGTCTAAACAATCCTGAATGTCGCCATCAAGTCTGTCACCAGATCTTTCATCAGAACATCGAGAACATCCAAACCCGCTGTGGCAGATGCAGCTGCAGATGAGCGGTTGATGTTCTATCGCTGTGATTAAAACACCGCCTGCACCATCAGAGTGTGAGAACTGAAGACTGCAAAACCCACCGCTGCAATCAATCTGCTTTCTGATCTTTACTCTTGTTGCTGGATTTAGAACTTTAGGGATTTGTTTCCATTACATGAACATAAATGTCCTTGAGTGACCGTGAGTGAGTCTCCATCATCTAGCAGCCACCATGTGAAAACTGCCCAACTTTATGgatataaacacatttacagccttCATGACAACTGTATGAGGGGAAACTGACTGGTCTGAAATCTATTACAATGAAAAAGTACAAATCTGTCATCTGCAGCCAGTCTGCGTCAGCTGACTCTGTCAATGAAAGTCACTGAAATTCAAAATACAATCAGCAACAACAATAGAAGGAAGACAGATGGTAGGCCGCTGTGCCATAAGCCCGTCTAAAATTAAGCATCTTTACATGTGAGCTTAGACTAATTagctattttctgttttttcatgcAAACATGCGTAAGCCGCTTTTGCATGTCTCATCTCAAACGTCTTTCTATTTCTATATATAGTTTATTTAGTTTCTAAttacataaataatatatttctgTTACAATGGAGCACTCCGGTTACAGTTTACACTGACATTATGAACTGCAGGGGAAATTGTTAACCGCAAACCAGTTTAGAAATACAAATAGAAAAGTTCACCAGAATGGAGCCCTGTTTATTTTGCTTCCAGTTTATTTTGCATACCATCACATGAGTGAATGAATTTATGTCTAAACACTGAGACGGGCTGCATGCGCTTTGCCTGCCGCTGATATTTGACTAGAATTTCCGTTAAGGATGTTTTCCTCTAAACAGAgaacaaatgaagaaaaagaaagtatattttaaaaactggctctggtttaaatgtgtgtcagcgatatgaagaacaaaaacagactCTTGTGAGAAGTGAGCCGTCGTAGGGGGGGACAGAAACAGAGGGTCAATGCAGACACTGGCACGTACTTCTCCATGCAGCTTTACTGTAAGTAGTTTGTTGGGGTATCTGTCAGGTCTtatctctgcctctgctgctgatcgaggcctttttcttttgttcagctGTTGCCTTGGGGAAATggtgaaaggaaaagaaaataaatccacacataaacacatacgGTAAACCCGTTCTCTTCATCACATTCTCACAAACACAATAAGTATATCAGATTACCCCAGATTAGTAAAACATTCTTACAGGTTTATGTTAATTGATAACCTTTCAGTTATATCAGTAACTGTGTGTTAGACCCCACATATTAATAAATGTGCAGAAACTTTAAGCTATATGTTCAACAATAACAAGTGTGTTTAAAGTGGTGTGAAACAATACATTGTAAAATACATACGGTGCTTTTATAAAATCCCATGTTACAGATGATGTCACATCATCTTGGATTTGTCTTATCACATTATGATCAGTAACATTTAATGTCTGTGCGCCTGCCAGTCTGACAAAGAAACCTGGGCCTGGTAAAAACCTACGTGACTGTTGTTGTGTCTGAGCCTCATTCAGGGatttctgttgtttattttctttagtcttttttggGCCTCCCTGACCACATCCTCTTACGCTTTTCAGCACTACTCCTACCGTCATCCCTGTCAgaccaccccccctccccttcccacTTCATTGCATGTATAGTGTCATGATGCATGCAGGAAGAGAGACGTGCAGCTTCAACAATACACATATCAGCTGCAGCCAGGAGACATGCGGCAGATGAAGCAGTGGCACATAAAGGAGACACTTTGAGAGGTCATCTGAGGTTATACAAGATGAGTAAGTGCTGTGCAGTTGGTGCAGTAGCTACTAGATAATGTTTTCTTTACTTATAAACAGGCTTTTATAAACTTTTAGTTAAAGAAGGAGCCCAGCAGGTGAACATTTTAGATGTCCTCTAAGGCCACTTGCCTGCAGGGCTTTCTGACtggtcctcttcctcctcctcctcctcctccttccttctaggctccctgtctgactgtctgtgtctctaCGTGACCAGTCCAGGGTCCGTCAGTGCCAGTGGAGGCCGCCGTGGCAGCAGATAACACTAACAAGCTTCCTGCCATTACTGCTAATTGCCCCAAGGCCCGGAACTCTGCAGACACCCTGGGTGGGGCGTGACCGAGGAGtatgcgtgtctgtgtgtgtttttaaggaaTTTAAGTTAATCGCACATGTGCCAGTGCTTCCTACCTGATTATGTGTCAGCTTCTCCATTTCTGAAGAAGCTGTGTTGTTTTGGTAGTGgcacagaggagaggatgatGTGTACTATGGCACACTGCAGGAGGGTGGGAGAGATAGCGTGTAGCCAGATAGATGGATGAACTGTATGTATTGGGTTGGCCTATCACAAAGCAGAAGAGGAAAAGTCTGTAATGAAAGCTGGCTGACGTCAgtgaaaatacagaaacagTGGCACTCTCGGAAAGACATGGGTTTGTCAGTCCTAATATAATGAAGACTGAATACTATAACTCATCTATAGCAGATAAAAAGTGTGTGGAACTTTATATAATATTTACTAAACAGTGTGTATCACTAGAAAGCATGGAGCAGGGATGGTCCATTGGCCACTGGAAGGAGAGGATGTTTAGATGTGGCACTGTATGCTATCGCTGGTCTATCTGCAGATGTCTACAGCAGGCTATATGACCCTGGGGATGGCTGACAGCAGGCTGAATGTGTATAACAACAAGGATGCCAGCAGGGCGCCACAAACAAAGGAGGTAGTGTAGCTGATTTGTGTTTAAAGAGACGAGAGACATGTAGCCATGTTGTGTCTTTTTCACTGCTTCTGTTTCCAGAGCCTGTTTGGTCAGGAGTCAGGCATCTAAACCAGCTTTCAGCTGTGGCTTAAAAGGTATCCATGTGACACATACACTGGAAATGTTAACAGTGAACTTAAAAAACAACAGCCTGGCCGAATATTAAGAAAAAGGCCGATGTATACTGTGACCAGGATGTTAAAATAAAGCTCATTTTCAGTATCTTCAGCAACCAGGTTAGACTGTAGTTGTACTATACTTGTATGTTGATTGGTGAATACACTTTACAGGCTCTCCCAGCAGGTGAGTTTAGACTTGTGGTAAATAGATTATGATGAATTACATAAACCCCTaagtttaataaaaaacaacacaaaaaaacaaggaatAATGGCCTCGAGTGAAGGTTCATCGGCTTAATGCCAGCATTGCTCCGGGCGCTGAGAGACTTAAGAAGACTCGGCCGACTGAATGTTACAAACTTTTTAAAGATTACAGGATCTTCTAAGGACTTATTGGCTATCTTGTGTActgtaatatgtgtgtgtgtgtgtgttgatgagaAGAGGGCATCAAAGCAGGCCAGCATCCTGTGGGCAGCCCAGGGCAGGACCAGTGGGCACAAGGCGGCAGCGAGGTGGGTGTCCTGAAGCACATCGTCtgcctatacacacacacacacacaaacccacaaacacacGAAGCCGCCCCCAGGCAGCACAAAAGGCCATCATGTAATTGAAGCAGTGTCAGAACTCAGGggaaaaggacacacacacagaggagctctTCTGAGCCTTTCAGGATTTTTAACACAGATATAAAGTCAGTTCATCATGTTAATAAAAAACACTGTATTATTAAATAGTTTGTGGATATTTATAAAGCATGTTTTACCTTGAAgttattttgttattgtgcttTCCAACCGTGTCAAGggttgagaaaattttagagcAATGAGGTACATGAGAGGTGCAGTGGGATTATCTGTCATACTAAAGTTTAGTAGTGTCATAATGATCCTAAGGCCTCTTTTGCAAAACGTACTGCAGTCAGCATATACATATAGGTAAATCCTAGATAATAACATTTCCTCTTTAATATTCTTCCCCCTGTAGGCCAACATTTGAGTATGCATGAATAGTGAATGAACTGAGCTAAGCAGGCAGGGTGGAGGTGTCTGGCTGCCACCTGGTGGTTGTGGTTGAatccttcccttttttttttttactactccTTTCTgtcagctctttgttttttgtgccCATTATCATTCACACTGCCCTGCCTGATCTTGccttataaaaacaaaatgtctgtgaGCAGTGATGTGAACTGTACCGCGTACACTCAGTGTGCATGCCGGACATTTTAAATGATaatatcatcactcattcagcaGATGTGATGACAGACAGCCAAGCATGACTGAACGTTATTTTCTGTATCTACTGAGTAATCgacacaaaaagaaacaactttaatttctttaatttgAGCCTGAAAAGTAAGAGAAGTAAGTACCACAAAATACACCCAGGAAGACATCAGAGTAGATAAAACAGCATAATATCCCAGTAAACACCCTTCGTTAATAGGTACAACAGATACTACCATGTATTTTATGATAACAAAAGTCATAGTAATAAGATAACTAACCACTGTACTGAGAGGAGCTGTATGCGAACATTTGGGGATGTCTGTGAAAGTTCAATACAAACAACATCCTGTCATGTCAGTCAAAAAACACCTCCACCAACACACAGCAAAATCcgacaagcagaaactacagcgGAAACAAAACACCTCAGAAGAActctcagagacagacagaaacaaaaagcacaagctgatgtatttatgtgtttaacGGATGCAaattggggaggggggggggcatttctAATGTCTAGGGTCCTTAATTACCACTAAAAATACAGAAAGTGAAAACTTTCATTGACCTCTTTTCATGCAATACTTTAAAGTGCTTCAACTGCAATTCCTTGCATTTAACCCCATTAAATTAAAATCCAGGAGTGCCTCTCAGTAGTTTTAGCTGAAATGCATAAATTAGCACAAGATCACAtttaaaaggcagaaaaatacctgtgctgctgcacaaagCCACTTTAAGTTGAGATCCCAGTGATGTAGCAGCACCTTCTTACTATAGCTTCAACACAAATTGCACAAACATGGTTAAGTCCCGTTAAAGCACACTGACAGATTTCAACCTACCGTTACTGAAGTACCTTGTTTAAATACAGACTTTTCATATTTATGAACATCTCATAATAAAAGGTGCAGAGAACTTTCACCCGCTCCTCTCACTTCTTAAACTCAATAAAAGGTCTTAGACATACGATTAATATTAAAACCAAAGTAACTCTTGGAATTTTGGTCCAATTAGCACCAATTTCCTATTCCGATTTAAAGTGATCAATACAGGCCTAGGATTCTCTCTGTGCCTCCAGCTGCTGGTTAGTCCAGGCTCCATGGCAGAGAGAAGCTCTCCCCCTCCAGCTCTTTCTCAATGGCAGATTTGAACCGGGCCAGCTGCTCCGGGCTGAAGTGGTTTTTCCAGTCACCAGTAATACCTgacaccaaaacacaaacagagagaaggTCCACAAACTTTTAACCTGACTTAAATGCTTAGCTGGTATGTTGTGGGAGTCCTTAAGTCCTTACCTTTCCTGAGAAAATGAGACCTGTCATTGTCCATGTACTGCTTAGGGACCAGGCTGAAGTTAGACATGTTGTTGGCTTTCATGGTCTTGAATGAGCAATGCTCTGCTATCTTCTGAATGACTTCTTCACTCAGGTTACGACCCAAGAAGTCAGACATACGCCTGAGTGCCGCAGGCAGGTCCTGAAAGAGACATACCAACTCACATTCTTTCATTTCTGTAAAACGATGCATGTTTCTGCCTGAAAATACTAAGAATGGGCTTTGTCTAAGTCCAGGTATTAATACAAGGTCTTTTCTTGTTCAGCTCAAGCCAACCATTTTACCATCAATAAGCATCCAGCTAATGCATGTAATCATTCTTCAAGTGAGTCACTGTTGGCGTTTTTCCTTGCAGTTAAGTGTTTTTGTATGAATATGAGAATATTTTTTTACCTGTACCATTTCTTCATACGTGACATACATGATCCTGTCTCCcagctctgtgtttttccaGCTCTTCACATGGTCTGTCCATTTTCCAAACAACACTGCAGAACACAGATGTTGGACCACCTCATTATTTGATTAACCACTGCACGGGTGACTTAAAATCACATGGAAACAAACTACATGATCTTCCTGAGGACGATCGTCTgtatgtgacctctgacctctgccatCCAGAAATTTCTCCATGAACTCTTCAAAAGTTCCTGGATCCTCGAGGAAAGAGGCCATCTGGTGGAAGTAGTATGAAGACACTAAGACGTCCTTGGGGTTTCTCAAGACATTGATGACCTATGACACAAATGCAATGTGATCAAATGCAAAAACGTAACCGGTGCAGTGTACCATTTCTGAATATGGAATCAGACAATCCTCACCTTGGCTTTGGAGGTGTGAAAGGAAGCAGGCAGGAGTTGGTAGGGAAAGTGAGTGACGAATGCCCGGGGAGACGGTAACTGATCCACAACCAGAGCCATTCTTGTCTCCTCCAGCCAGGGGACCCGGTCCCAGTTAGGAATAGTGAGGACTGGGGTCAGATCCCCCCCATTCAGCAGCAGCGGGAGGATCTCCTGCATCCAGATTgtacctgcaaaaaaaaaaaaaaaaaaagcaggcgCTGTTAACACTCGTGTAAGCACTAACTTAAGAGTGAGGAAGCATAATGATACTTGAACAGATCCCGTTTGTTATGCATGAGCTGACACATGGTTAAACTGCAGGGTCACTTAAAGCAGCTCCTGTAGAAACGACCAAACAATAAGTCACAGTTTTTAACCAGCAGACATCCCTCTCAGCAGCCACATACAATGCAAGCTTGTATCATGTTAATAAAGTTATGTCCGTTTGGAACAGCCCCCAGGAATTTGAAATCTGAATCAGAATCATAGCAGGAAGCCaagaaaaataacacataaatGATCCACTGACAGGGTGGGGAGGGTGTGTGcaatgacacaaagacaaggGGTAGTTAATAATTTTATCCTTTAACATATTTTTCAGAGTGGAAGAAGGAAAATAATCAACATTTTGCTAAAAGTAGAAGAAGACCAGCATCATCtccacacaggagacacacaccaATCCAAGAGGGGTTAGCCTCCATCACCCTGCAGGGTTCCCCACATTTTAGACAGTAAATTATAGCTAGCTGGCAAGCTTTGTGGTTTGAAAACTTTGGGGTCTTAAAGTAATATTGCAAGTTTAAGTTATCATGTTTAGGCAACCAGACAAAACCAGgattaaaagaaaaagactaaaaaaaggTAAAACCATTACATTCACTGTTATAATTAATTCTGTTGCCCTATTAATATTATGTTGGATTACTTCTATATTAATCAACCTCCTGTTTTAGCAGCATAGTAGAAATATTGAGGACCCTGCTCTGAGGACGCTCCTGTCTATCTGTACAGCTGTGGCCCCTAAAGTGTCCCTGTAGCTCAACAACAACATTTCACCACATGTAACACAAAACAGCCGTGTGTTTCTGACACGcctggacagagaggacagcgtGAGGCAGGAACCAAGGTGTGGATAAAAGTAAACTTTATCATGTAGGCTGCCACAGAGACACCGAGGAGAAATCACCGCCTGCGCTGGAAAACACTCACCTGACTTCGGGTAGGTCACAACCAAAACGTCGTCGTCTTTAAAGGTGAATTCACGCGCAAACTCCAGACTTTCAGTGGAGTGAGTTTCACAGGGAAGCATAAGTCCACCATACATCAGGTACATCTGATCTGAGGCCATAATGTGGCGAGGATTaaagtaggggtgggcgaatcgatctaaatatcgatagtatcgataccaaagttaggatcagtaattactcgatactagcgtgatgagatcgatatttctgtggaagtttctcttctataccttcagcaactttactcgtactCCGCCCCTcattctccactctgccggagcagacggagctcctgattggctgtaaagtacagctagcagagatggcagagaggaagaggagcgctgtttggagttatttcacagcgacagacgagaagaagaaactgctacttgtgaggtgtgcaggaaagcgacctgccactgtggaaacacaactcatttacactaacataaagcagcagagcccaaagacctcgagctgcagagtaaacggagggaggaggaagatccccaaacatgaaccagagacagtggtcactgacaaaggctttactgcaaaacacaggtagatgatttaaaaaaagtgaaggtttagatcatcatatcaccagctgaaataaatcttgtttttctcaaattccaacaTATATCTAATAaagtaattatataagtttatataattatatttatttcagtatgattaatataattatgctttggtgataactgttaaaggatctttattcttcatatttaggctacatgcaggtaggtgttaaacttttataaaagtatcttagtcatgctgtttcacctacatgattcacaaagagccatggctgtcacaaggagcattgctgacatgattgtgaagttaaaatttcaaacttatacagttctgcacttttgtttgcagcttgatttacttaacaaatgtttctagtgtattattattctgctagtCCCCTAGATTAAAGACAAACTGGGCTACCGCCAAATCCAAAACAAGGTGGGTGCACTGCTGCCTTCACGTACAGTGGTACAAATCGTAAAGCGCAAAGTGAAGACTTAAATATTAAATCCTGCGTCTCAATCTTCAGTAAAATAGTTATCTTATTTTAAATCAACAAATCATTACATCTGCCCCAAACGAACGATTCCACAACAATAATTTAGAATCAAACCTAAACTTCCGAGGGGACGTGAAGGTAGCATATAACTTCCTGATGTCAAAGATAACACAATGAAAGAAATTCCACTTTGAGTGCTGCCAGAGCTGTTgttaaaattgtgttttttcccccacataTTATGACACAAATGCTCTTAAAGTTAAGTAAACATGTGTCAACATGAACCACTCAAAGTAAAAGACACGCATCAAAGTGTCAACATGCAGATGGGCAGAGATAAGGACACAGgtgctgaagctgctgatggTTTAAACGCTGAGACTGCAGGGCCTAAAGGAAGGCTTTAAACAGtaagaacagagagagaagatgtgagaacaaacacactgtaCCTGACTTGGGATAAGTCAcagcaaacacatacacacagaggagctcTTCTGAGCCTTTCAGGATTTTTAACACAGATATAAAGTCAGTTCATCATGTTAATAAAAAACACTGTATTATTAAATAGTTTGTGGATATTTATAAAGCATGTTTTACCTTGAAgttattttgttattgtgcttTCCAACCGTGTCAAGGTTTGAGAAGATTTTAGATCAATGAGGTACATGAGAGGTGCAGTGGGATTATCTGTCATACtagagcaggggtgggcaattatttttttgcgagggccacatagtcttccattagaaaagcaaagggccacatttctttcataaataataatatgaattgaattggagatcactggcacagtatctttATAAATATGTTCttgtttcatcactgtaagcagtgtgtggtggcatctcggtgtcacatcggtcggcgagttggtcattggggtttataaaggtcaaatatacacctgtatgctctatgacagttttaaagctacaagaattTTGAATCGAGGTGTTAGTCAAATCTTAATTCTCTCAGTTAGTTCTGAGTGATAAGacgaataaatacatgcttacttgaaccctgccaggaccttcccccacctcagctccatacattacaggccagtagaatgagtttgctcatacagacctgtcctttttcatgtttcctggatgactcaccaaattgaaattaaagttcttactttaatttgagcctagtttagttctaatctaaggaatggattacaactgaagctgaaggtttttatttcactatatgaactcaacGCTGACCTCatgtcagcctgttcttgttttgtaaaatgacattttctggtaaaataaaggttaaaataaataatgtgatttaaccacataaatacattaatagcataaatactataatcagatatatgcaactactaaagttacaacaaggcaactaactgattaataaaacagcttttggtgttattatttatatgtgactatgggcatatgacgtagtttatctcaacggtaaccgcgtttcaccttaaGTCACCTAAtggtttgctgcgttaccagctctgtctgtgctgagttggGGTGCGCGATTTTCCATTATCAAGAACTTTGGCCGtgttctctgtgaacatatccgcgcgtgtgtgtgaacgcggacgggaggagagagagagttgcgcggagttgaatgaatggaaagagctgtattataaaatcgcattggcggaaaaaaaaccacagaatcaatgtgtggcggagggtgttgatgatgtgaactggtctgtgtgtttagtgctcactcctctgtcctctgtgtgtgtgtccagatccactttgagtgtgtgctggttgtatgttgaaacacactcccgcacagagcagcacagatgatgtgaagatatttttacagaataaaaccattagagttaaaactagttttaaaaacgatcaaatcccaaagctctgaaagttggacaagatctgtgctttttaagagcagatgacgatgtcggctgcagctccgcggtaacatctgaatgcgccgtggagtttcttcacgctttaccgtacatttcagcatagtcgcgcagcatttttaaagtgtacacagcgggaccgtagctgtgtctcatttcagggtctgcatccttcggaggacgcagcctacgcggtctcaggaggccgcgtcctcctgaggatcctccggaggatcctcaactgTTGggaaatgggacggtctggccttcaaatcacttcctgattgtggcgcgacgtcataaattttgccccgggaaaaacaaaagcagcgacagcgacacaacacggactacacaacaaacgggacaacagtgtggatttagacatttggaattttttaatatattcatttgttgttggaggaagaggagaggcggctccagcggcagcaaaaccggtgacggctcattttcttcaggctgggagagcgcagtggggaggtgacgttaagctgctgtttaaccatattattgatcataattaatataccggttactgagcaaacgctagatatataaccagtagataggcaaatatgattaaatgtaatttatattttattcaattgtaagacttgatacagggtctgtttgtaattttaatactttaaattaaatagctacatgtgtaagaaccctgcaaataaccctgaaaccactgctttaatgtgtcattaagcatcaggtctgtcactgcaccagagaattactgctgggtggaggagagtggggctccctgcaggaccagctgtctgtcctggaggaggtgtactgaccatcatcacctttggagggtgaggatacatattttatagcttttcatattttaagctgctttggaagccgctctgttgaggttattatttttatttttgccctttttaaaaacatctttagtaacatggcagccgccgattgtcagctctgcaaaccctgatggacgatgtggtggacagaggagacaggcacccccctccccaagatgatgtcccactcacagccagaggactccatgatcttcaccgtggcatcgtccagtccagcagcaccaaggactcctgctcagccaaacatttatatatatgttctttgtgaatagtattttctgctgatttttataaataataaactgtacattttcataatgcccactggtaaatagttagaaatgttcaaactgtgtctttgtaaatattgtacataacagaacaataaatgatttactgagaagttgttcaaaagtttacttaaattataaataggtgaaaacacataatgtaacaaggttagaagagtttgagaacacaaagacaagaacgatttaataagtgaccatttaaataacacagaacataaaatcactgctgtccaccatcctctgtatgagctgatgtctgtccgttctttctctcctctctctccctctctctctctcatctccctctctctcctctctccccctctctctctctctccctccctctccagcctcatctcctccgttatcaattgtcaggtttcttctgtttctctctgctcctccttcaacaaaatgccaacaggcagaatgaccgtttgatataataaccataatattgctcctcacgtgaactatactttatactatactacagtaaacaacaagaaacaacattcaatcaaagcgtttagtttacagcgcctcgtatcaacaggacgtcatgtttgtaaatataaaactcatttttttaatgccggtgtcactactagcattttaaaactctcgaactactgctctttacttacatttaaatgtgaattcggcactcctgccgctgccgctcgcttggtccgtcattgtactattggacaaaaagtaggtccgcaaagcattgtgggatatttaaggccacgaaggatggtagcgatgcatcctccaaattcaggcaaaaggaggacgcatttggaggacgcatttgaaggacccttcgacttttggcgaattgggacagccttcgtgCAGCTTTGTGACATAAgtggccttaaaatgcgcactccgaaggatgcagaccctgaaatgagacacagctcgtgtctctccagagagtagatgggatgaagcagtactgcagctttgaagagacaaggagggttggaaagacgttagcggtaatgccgtgctgacagctgacttttgctgccttctttattttctttctttcttctttttttttcttctattgtgTGTAAGGTCCGccggccgcattgaagacgcaagcgggccggatgtggcccgcgggccgtactttgcccaggtctgtaCTAGAGTTTAGTAGTGTCATAATGATCCTAAGGCCTCTTTTGCAAAACGTACTGCAGTCAGCATATACATATAGGTAAATCCTAGATAATAACGTTTCCTCTTTAATACTCTTCCCCCTGTAGGCCAACATTTGAGTATGCATGAATAGTGAATGAACTGAGCTAAGCAGGCAGGGTGGAGGTGTCTGGCTGCCACCTGGTGGTTGTGGTTGGATCCTTCCCtgacctgtattttttttttactactccTTTCCATCAGCTGTTTTTTGTGCCCGTTATCATTCACACTGCCCTGCCTGATCTTGccttataaaaacaacatgtctGTGAGCAGTGATGTGAACTGTACCGC contains:
- the LOC114448616 gene encoding sulfotransferase family cytosolic 2B member 1-like, whose amino-acid sequence is MASDQMYLMYGGLMLPCETHSTESLEFAREFTFKDDDVLVVTYPKSGTIWMQEILPLLLNGGDLTPVLTIPNWDRVPWLEETRMALVVDQLPSPRAFVTHFPYQLLPASFHTSKAKVINVLRNPKDVLVSSYYFHQMASFLEDPGTFEEFMEKFLDGRVLFGKWTDHVKSWKNTELGDRIMYVTYEEMVQDLPAALRRMSDFLGRNLSEEVIQKIAEHCSFKTMKANNMSNFSLVPKQYMDNDRSHFLRKGITGDWKNHFSPEQLARFKSAIEKELEGESFSLPWSLD